In a genomic window of Sarcophilus harrisii chromosome 4, mSarHar1.11, whole genome shotgun sequence:
- the BRPF3 gene encoding bromodomain and PHD finger-containing protein 3 isoform X2: protein MRKPRRRSRQNAEGRRSPSPYSLKCSPTRETLTYAQAQRIVEVDIDGRLHRISIYDPLKIITEDELTAQDITECNSNKENSEQPLFPGKSKKPSSKGKKKESCSKHAPGTSFHLPQPSFRVVESCSQPDAPPLPAAYYRYIEKPPEDLDADVEYDMDEEDLAWLDMVNEKRLVDGHGTISADTFELLVDRLEKESYLESRSSGAQQTLIDEDAFCCVCMDDECHNSNVILFCDICNLAVHQECYGVPYIPEGQWLCRCCLQSPSRPVDCVLCPNKGGAFKQTSDGHWAHVVCAIWIPEVCFANTVFLEPIEGIDNIPPARWKLTCYICKQKGLGAAIQCHKVNCYTAFHVTCAQRAGLFMKIEPMRETSLNGTTFTVRKTAYCEAHSPPGTVKKDVLPVISIEGEEEDEVKDGGGEEESKVLVSSALKTTVKKNKMKVKQKIKKESEDSSKDSPATAPLVTITQIPSCRLNKICSGLSLQRKNQFMQRLHNYWLLKRQARNGVPLIRRLHSHLQSQRNAEQKEQDEKTSAVKEELKYWQKLRHDLERARLLIELIRKREKLKREQVKVQQAAMELKLTPFNVLLRTTLNLLQEKDSAQIFAEPVNLSEVPDYLEFISEPMDFSTMRLKLESHLYRTLEEFEEDFNLMVTNCMKYNAKDTIFHRAAVRLRDLGGAVLRHARRQAENIGYDHEVGTHLPESPKMEDFYRFSWEDVDNILLPENRAHLSLEVQLKELLEKLDLVSTMRSSGARTRRVRLLRREINTLRQKLAQQQPNKMVPNGELPPGPREEVDVVEKALHGEEEEDGEKADDTKPPHPPTLEPTGPAPSLSDLDSLQDPPTLKPISESKIPIRLSKYGKMEDEFLDMVPLQRGSQPFQHLLSDNGFNRLSLPVLEMSTMSSLNGVGRRTSVLFKKAKNGVTFQRSPDGALENGEDHSLMDLPASPASTEDERQARKRPQSRSCSESDGEKSPQQVEETGVTNGFGKHTESGSDSECSSGLGGGLAFETCSGLTPPKRSRGKPALSRVPFLEGVNGDSDYSSSGRSLLLPLEDNTDLEPLELVWAKCRGYPSYPALIIDPKMPREGLLHNGVPIPVPPLDVLKLGEQKQVEAGEKLFLVLFFDNKRTWQWLPRDKVLPLGVEDTVDKLKMLEGRKTSIRKSVQVAYDRAMIHLSRVRGHHPFVTSGYL from the exons ATGAGGAAGCCTCGAAGGAGATCACGGCAGAATGCTGAAGGCAGGCGTTCTCCATCCCCCTATAGCCTCAAGTGCTCCCCAACTCGAGAGACACTAACTTATGCCCAGGCACAACGAATTGTGGAGGTGGACATTGATGGAAGACTGCACCGAATCAGCATCTATGACCCTCTGAAAATCATTACTGAGGATGAGCTGACAGCTCAGGACATCACTGAATGTAATAGCAACAAAGAAAACAGTGAGCAGCCTCTATTTCCTGGCAAGTCCAAGAAACCTTCttcaaaaggcaagaaaaaggagTCCTGTTCCAAGCATGCCCCAGGTACTTCCTTCCATTTGCCTCAGCCTAGCTTCCGAGTGGTTGAGTCCTGCAGCCAGCCGGATGCACCACCCCTCCCTGCTGCTTATTACAGGTACATTGAGAAGCCACCAGAGGACTTGGATGCAGATGTTGAATATGACATGGATGAGGAAGATCTGGCCTGGTTAGACATGGTAAATGAAAAGAGACTAGTGGATGGCCATGGGACCATCTCCGCTGACACATTTGAATTGTTAGTGGATAGACTGGAGAAGGAATCCTATTTAGAGAGCCGAAGTAGTGGAGCTCAGCAGACACTTATCGATGAAGATGCTTTCTGCTGTGTCTGCATGGATGATGAGTGTCACAATAGCAATGTCATCCTCTTCTGTGATATTTGCAACCTGGCTGTACACCAGGAGTGCTATGGGGTCCCCTATATTCCAGAGGGACAGTGGCTTTGCCGATGCTGCTTACAGTCCCCTTCCCGTCCTGTGGACTGTGTTCTTTGCCCCAACAAGGGTGGGGCCTTCAAGCAGACCAGTGATGGGCACTGGGCTCATGTGGTGTGTGCCATCTGGATCCCTGAGGTCTGTTTTGCTAATACTGTGTTTCTGGAGCCTATTGAGGGTATTGACAATATCCCACCAGCTAGATGGAAACTGACCTGCTATATTTGTAAGCAGAAGGGTCTAGGTGCTGCTATTCAATGCCATAAGGTGAATTGCTACACAGCCTTTCATGTGACATGTGCCCAGCGGGCTGGGTTGTTTATGAAGATAGAGCCCATGAGAGAAACCAGCCTAAATGGTACCACTTTCACAGTGCGCAAAACAGCCTATTGTGAAGCCCACTCTCCCCCAGGCACTGTGAAGAAGGATGTCCTCCCTGTGATCTCCATTGAAGGTGAGGAAGAAGATGAGGTAAAggatggaggaggagaagaagaaagcaaGGTTCTAGTAAGTAGTGCCCTGAAGACTACTgtaaagaagaacaaaatgaaagtaAAGCAGAAGATCAAGAAGGAATCAGAGGATTCATCAAAGGATTCACCTGCAACAGCACCCCTTGTGACTATAACACAGATCCCATCCTGCAG GTTGAACAAGATCTGTAGTGGCCTCTCTCTGCAGAGGAAGAACCAATTCATGCAGCGGCTTCATAACTACTGGCTGCTGAAACGACAAGCGAGGAATGGTGTTCCACTCATCCGGCGCCTACACTCACACCTTCAGTCCCAAAGAAATGCTGAGCAG AAGGAACAGGACGAGAAAACCAGTGCTGTAAAGGAAGAGCTTAAATACTGGCAGAAACTGCGCCATGACCTGGAAAGGGCACGACTGCTGATTGAGCTGATCCGAAAGAGAGAGAAGCTCAAGAGGGAACAG GTCAAAGTGCAGCAGGCTGCAATGGAATTGAAGCTGACTCCTTTTAATGTCTTGTTGCGTACTACTCTGAATCTTCTACAGGAGAAAGATTCTGCCCAAATCTTTGCTGAACCTGTCAACCTGAGTGAG GTTCCAGATTACCTGGAATTCATATCCGAGCCAATGGATTTTTCCACCATGAGGCTGAAGTTGGAGTCCCATCTATACCGCACCCTGGAGGAATTTGAGGAGGACTTTAACCTTATGGTTACCAACTGTATGAAGTACAATGCTAAAGATACAATTTTCCACCGAGCAGCTGTCCGCTTGAGGGACCTGGGAGGGGCTGTCCTGCGGCATGCCCGGCGACAAGCAGAGAACATCGGCTATGACCATGAGGTGGGAACCCACCTACCTGAGTCACCCAAAATGGAGGACTTTTATCGCTTCTCCTGGGAGGACG TGGACAACATCCTCCTCCCAGAGAACCGGGCTCACCTATCCCTGGAGGTGCAGCTGAAGGAGCTTCTGGAGAAGCTGGACCTGGTGAGCACGATGCGATCCAGTGGGGCTCGGACCCGCCGTGTTCGCCTGCTGCGGCGGGAGATCAACACCCTCCGGCAAAAGCTGGCACAGCAACAGCCAAACAAGATGGTGCCCAATGGGGAGTTGCCACCAGGGCCCCGGGAGGAGGTGGACGTGGTGGAAAAGGCCCTGcatggagaggaagaggaggatggggAGAAAG caGATGATACCAAGCCTCCTCATCCCCCAACTCTGGAACCCACGGGGCCAGCACCTTCTCTGTCTGATCTGGATTCCCTCCAGGACCCTCCAACCTTGAAACCAATTAGTGAGAGCAAAATCCCAATTCGGCTTTCAAAATATGGGAAGATGGAGGATGAATTTTTGGACATGGTGCCATTACAGCGAGGGAGCCAGCCCTTCCAACACCTACTGAGTGACAATGGCTTTAACAGACTCTCCCTTCCAGTCCTTGAGATGTCCACTATGTCCTCCCTTAATGGTGTGGGCCGGCGTACCTCTGTCCTCTTCAAAAAGGCCAAGAATGGGGTCACATTTCAAAGAAGCCCTGATGGGGCCCTTGAAAATGGAGAGGACCACAGTCTGATGGACCTGCCCGCCTCCCCGGCCAGTACCGAAGATGAGAGGCAAGCTCGGAAACGACCACAAAGCAGGAGTTGCAGCGAGAGTGATGGGGAGAAGTCTCCTCAGCAGGTGGAAGAGACAG GAGTCACCAACGGCTTTGGGAAGCACACAGAAAGTGGGTCTGATTCAGAATGTAGTTCTGGTCTTGGTGGTGGCCTGGCATTTGAAACTTGCAG TGGTCTGACTCCTCCAAAAAGAAGCCGTGGGAAACCAGCTCTTTCTCGAGTCCCTTTTCTGGAAGGTGTGAATGGAGATTCAGACTACAGCAGCTCAG GTAGAAGCCTTCTGTTGCCCTTGGAAGATAACACAGACCTGGAGCCCCTGGAGCTGGTGTGGGCTAAGTGTCGAGGCTATCCTTCCTACCCTGCCTTG aTTATTGATCCCAAGATGCCCCGTGAGGGCCTCCTGCACAATGGTGTACCTATTCCTGTCCCGCCCCTAGATGTGCTAAAGCTGGGGGAGCAGAAACAAGTGGAGGCTGGAGAGAAACTCTTCCTTGTTCTCTTCTTTGACAACAAACGTACCTG GCAGTGGCTTCCTCGGGACAAAGTCCTCCCCCTCGGAGTAGAAGATACCGTGGACAAATTGAAGATGCTGGAGGGCCGCAAGACAAGTATTCGCAAGTCTGTGCAAGTGGCCTATGACCGTGCCATGATCCACTTAAGCCGGGTTCGGGGCCACCATCCTTTTGTCACTTCTGGCTACTTGTAA
- the BRPF3 gene encoding bromodomain and PHD finger-containing protein 3 isoform X4, with the protein MRKPRRRSRQNAEGRRSPSPYSLKCSPTRETLTYAQAQRIVEVDIDGRLHRISIYDPLKIITEDELTAQDITECNSNKENSEQPLFPGKSKKPSSKGKKKESCSKHAPGTSFHLPQPSFRVVESCSQPDAPPLPAAYYRYIEKPPEDLDADVEYDMDEEDLAWLDMVNEKRLVDGHGTISADTFELLVDRLEKESYLESRSSGAQQTLIDEDAFCCVCMDDECHNSNVILFCDICNLAVHQECYGVPYIPEGQWLCRCCLQSPSRPVDCVLCPNKGGAFKQTSDGHWAHVVCAIWIPEVCFANTVFLEPIEGIDNIPPARWKLTCYICKQKGLGAAIQCHKVNCYTAFHVTCAQRAGLFMKIEPMRETSLNGTTFTVRKTAYCEAHSPPGTVKKDVLPVISIEGEEEDEVKDGGGEEESKVLVSSALKTTVKKNKMKVKQKIKKESEDSSKDSPATAPLVTITQIPSCRLNKICSGLSLQRKNQFMQRLHNYWLLKRQARNGVPLIRRLHSHLQSQRNAEQKEQDEKTSAVKEELKYWQKLRHDLERARLLIELIRKREKLKREQVKVQQAAMELKLTPFNVLLRTTLNLLQEKDSAQIFAEPVNLSEVPDYLEFISEPMDFSTMRLKLESHLYRTLEEFEEDFNLMVTNCMKYNAKDTIFHRAAVRLRDLGGAVLRHARRQAENIGYDHEVGTHLPESPKMEDFYRFSWEDDDTKPPHPPTLEPTGPAPSLSDLDSLQDPPTLKPISESKIPIRLSKYGKMEDEFLDMVPLQRGSQPFQHLLSDNGFNRLSLPVLEMSTMSSLNGVGRRTSVLFKKAKNGVTFQRSPDGALENGEDHSLMDLPASPASTEDERQARKRPQSRSCSESDGEKSPQQVEETDGGAKIERRGEGTQPSYELPELGLELGNSGFHSSTGVTNGFGKHTESGSDSECSSGLGGGLAFETCSGLTPPKRSRGKPALSRVPFLEGVNGDSDYSSSGRSLLLPLEDNTDLEPLELVWAKCRGYPSYPALIIDPKMPREGLLHNGVPIPVPPLDVLKLGEQKQVEAGEKLFLVLFFDNKRTWQWLPRDKVLPLGVEDTVDKLKMLEGRKTSIRKSVQVAYDRAMIHLSRVRGHHPFVTSGYL; encoded by the exons ATGAGGAAGCCTCGAAGGAGATCACGGCAGAATGCTGAAGGCAGGCGTTCTCCATCCCCCTATAGCCTCAAGTGCTCCCCAACTCGAGAGACACTAACTTATGCCCAGGCACAACGAATTGTGGAGGTGGACATTGATGGAAGACTGCACCGAATCAGCATCTATGACCCTCTGAAAATCATTACTGAGGATGAGCTGACAGCTCAGGACATCACTGAATGTAATAGCAACAAAGAAAACAGTGAGCAGCCTCTATTTCCTGGCAAGTCCAAGAAACCTTCttcaaaaggcaagaaaaaggagTCCTGTTCCAAGCATGCCCCAGGTACTTCCTTCCATTTGCCTCAGCCTAGCTTCCGAGTGGTTGAGTCCTGCAGCCAGCCGGATGCACCACCCCTCCCTGCTGCTTATTACAGGTACATTGAGAAGCCACCAGAGGACTTGGATGCAGATGTTGAATATGACATGGATGAGGAAGATCTGGCCTGGTTAGACATGGTAAATGAAAAGAGACTAGTGGATGGCCATGGGACCATCTCCGCTGACACATTTGAATTGTTAGTGGATAGACTGGAGAAGGAATCCTATTTAGAGAGCCGAAGTAGTGGAGCTCAGCAGACACTTATCGATGAAGATGCTTTCTGCTGTGTCTGCATGGATGATGAGTGTCACAATAGCAATGTCATCCTCTTCTGTGATATTTGCAACCTGGCTGTACACCAGGAGTGCTATGGGGTCCCCTATATTCCAGAGGGACAGTGGCTTTGCCGATGCTGCTTACAGTCCCCTTCCCGTCCTGTGGACTGTGTTCTTTGCCCCAACAAGGGTGGGGCCTTCAAGCAGACCAGTGATGGGCACTGGGCTCATGTGGTGTGTGCCATCTGGATCCCTGAGGTCTGTTTTGCTAATACTGTGTTTCTGGAGCCTATTGAGGGTATTGACAATATCCCACCAGCTAGATGGAAACTGACCTGCTATATTTGTAAGCAGAAGGGTCTAGGTGCTGCTATTCAATGCCATAAGGTGAATTGCTACACAGCCTTTCATGTGACATGTGCCCAGCGGGCTGGGTTGTTTATGAAGATAGAGCCCATGAGAGAAACCAGCCTAAATGGTACCACTTTCACAGTGCGCAAAACAGCCTATTGTGAAGCCCACTCTCCCCCAGGCACTGTGAAGAAGGATGTCCTCCCTGTGATCTCCATTGAAGGTGAGGAAGAAGATGAGGTAAAggatggaggaggagaagaagaaagcaaGGTTCTAGTAAGTAGTGCCCTGAAGACTACTgtaaagaagaacaaaatgaaagtaAAGCAGAAGATCAAGAAGGAATCAGAGGATTCATCAAAGGATTCACCTGCAACAGCACCCCTTGTGACTATAACACAGATCCCATCCTGCAG GTTGAACAAGATCTGTAGTGGCCTCTCTCTGCAGAGGAAGAACCAATTCATGCAGCGGCTTCATAACTACTGGCTGCTGAAACGACAAGCGAGGAATGGTGTTCCACTCATCCGGCGCCTACACTCACACCTTCAGTCCCAAAGAAATGCTGAGCAG AAGGAACAGGACGAGAAAACCAGTGCTGTAAAGGAAGAGCTTAAATACTGGCAGAAACTGCGCCATGACCTGGAAAGGGCACGACTGCTGATTGAGCTGATCCGAAAGAGAGAGAAGCTCAAGAGGGAACAG GTCAAAGTGCAGCAGGCTGCAATGGAATTGAAGCTGACTCCTTTTAATGTCTTGTTGCGTACTACTCTGAATCTTCTACAGGAGAAAGATTCTGCCCAAATCTTTGCTGAACCTGTCAACCTGAGTGAG GTTCCAGATTACCTGGAATTCATATCCGAGCCAATGGATTTTTCCACCATGAGGCTGAAGTTGGAGTCCCATCTATACCGCACCCTGGAGGAATTTGAGGAGGACTTTAACCTTATGGTTACCAACTGTATGAAGTACAATGCTAAAGATACAATTTTCCACCGAGCAGCTGTCCGCTTGAGGGACCTGGGAGGGGCTGTCCTGCGGCATGCCCGGCGACAAGCAGAGAACATCGGCTATGACCATGAGGTGGGAACCCACCTACCTGAGTCACCCAAAATGGAGGACTTTTATCGCTTCTCCTGGGAGGACG ATGATACCAAGCCTCCTCATCCCCCAACTCTGGAACCCACGGGGCCAGCACCTTCTCTGTCTGATCTGGATTCCCTCCAGGACCCTCCAACCTTGAAACCAATTAGTGAGAGCAAAATCCCAATTCGGCTTTCAAAATATGGGAAGATGGAGGATGAATTTTTGGACATGGTGCCATTACAGCGAGGGAGCCAGCCCTTCCAACACCTACTGAGTGACAATGGCTTTAACAGACTCTCCCTTCCAGTCCTTGAGATGTCCACTATGTCCTCCCTTAATGGTGTGGGCCGGCGTACCTCTGTCCTCTTCAAAAAGGCCAAGAATGGGGTCACATTTCAAAGAAGCCCTGATGGGGCCCTTGAAAATGGAGAGGACCACAGTCTGATGGACCTGCCCGCCTCCCCGGCCAGTACCGAAGATGAGAGGCAAGCTCGGAAACGACCACAAAGCAGGAGTTGCAGCGAGAGTGATGGGGAGAAGTCTCCTCAGCAGGTGGAAGAGACAG ATGGGGGAGCCAAGAttgagagaagaggggaagggactcAACCATCATATGAGTTGCCAGAACTGGGATTAGAACTCGGAAATTCTGGCTTTCATTCCAGCACAG GAGTCACCAACGGCTTTGGGAAGCACACAGAAAGTGGGTCTGATTCAGAATGTAGTTCTGGTCTTGGTGGTGGCCTGGCATTTGAAACTTGCAG TGGTCTGACTCCTCCAAAAAGAAGCCGTGGGAAACCAGCTCTTTCTCGAGTCCCTTTTCTGGAAGGTGTGAATGGAGATTCAGACTACAGCAGCTCAG GTAGAAGCCTTCTGTTGCCCTTGGAAGATAACACAGACCTGGAGCCCCTGGAGCTGGTGTGGGCTAAGTGTCGAGGCTATCCTTCCTACCCTGCCTTG aTTATTGATCCCAAGATGCCCCGTGAGGGCCTCCTGCACAATGGTGTACCTATTCCTGTCCCGCCCCTAGATGTGCTAAAGCTGGGGGAGCAGAAACAAGTGGAGGCTGGAGAGAAACTCTTCCTTGTTCTCTTCTTTGACAACAAACGTACCTG GCAGTGGCTTCCTCGGGACAAAGTCCTCCCCCTCGGAGTAGAAGATACCGTGGACAAATTGAAGATGCTGGAGGGCCGCAAGACAAGTATTCGCAAGTCTGTGCAAGTGGCCTATGACCGTGCCATGATCCACTTAAGCCGGGTTCGGGGCCACCATCCTTTTGTCACTTCTGGCTACTTGTAA
- the BRPF3 gene encoding bromodomain and PHD finger-containing protein 3 isoform X3 yields MRKPRRRSRQNAEGRRSPSPYSLKCSPTRETLTYAQAQRIVEVDIDGRLHRISIYDPLKIITEDELTAQDITECNSNKENSEQPLFPGKSKKPSSKGKKKESCSKHAPGTSFHLPQPSFRVVESCSQPDAPPLPAAYYRYIEKPPEDLDADVEYDMDEEDLAWLDMVNEKRLVDGHGTISADTFELLVDRLEKESYLESRSSGAQQTLIDEDAFCCVCMDDECHNSNVILFCDICNLAVHQECYGVPYIPEGQWLCRCCLQSPSRPVDCVLCPNKGGAFKQTSDGHWAHVVCAIWIPEVCFANTVFLEPIEGIDNIPPARWKLTCYICKQKGLGAAIQCHKVNCYTAFHVTCAQRAGLFMKIEPMRETSLNGTTFTVRKTAYCEAHSPPGTVKKDVLPVISIEGEEEDEVKDGGGEEESKVLVSSALKTTVKKNKMKVKQKIKKESEDSSKDSPATAPLVTITQIPSCRLNKICSGLSLQRKNQFMQRLHNYWLLKRQARNGVPLIRRLHSHLQSQRNAEQKEQDEKTSAVKEELKYWQKLRHDLERARLLIELIRKREKLKREQVKVQQAAMELKLTPFNVLLRTTLNLLQEKDSAQIFAEPVNLSEVPDYLEFISEPMDFSTMRLKLESHLYRTLEEFEEDFNLMVTNCMKYNAKDTIFHRAAVRLRDLGGAVLRHARRQAENIGYDHEVGTHLPESPKMEDFYRFSWEDVDNILLPENRAHLSLEVQLKELLEKLDLVSTMRSSGARTRRVRLLRREINTLRQKLAQQQPNKMVPNGELPPGPREEVDVVEKALHGEEEEDGEKDDTKPPHPPTLEPTGPAPSLSDLDSLQDPPTLKPISESKIPIRLSKYGKMEDEFLDMVPLQRGSQPFQHLLSDNGFNRLSLPVLEMSTMSSLNGVGRRTSVLFKKAKNGVTFQRSPDGALENGEDHSLMDLPASPASTEDERQARKRPQSRSCSESDGEKSPQQVEETGVTNGFGKHTESGSDSECSSGLGGGLAFETCSGLTPPKRSRGKPALSRVPFLEGVNGDSDYSSSGRSLLLPLEDNTDLEPLELVWAKCRGYPSYPALIIDPKMPREGLLHNGVPIPVPPLDVLKLGEQKQVEAGEKLFLVLFFDNKRTWQWLPRDKVLPLGVEDTVDKLKMLEGRKTSIRKSVQVAYDRAMIHLSRVRGHHPFVTSGYL; encoded by the exons ATGAGGAAGCCTCGAAGGAGATCACGGCAGAATGCTGAAGGCAGGCGTTCTCCATCCCCCTATAGCCTCAAGTGCTCCCCAACTCGAGAGACACTAACTTATGCCCAGGCACAACGAATTGTGGAGGTGGACATTGATGGAAGACTGCACCGAATCAGCATCTATGACCCTCTGAAAATCATTACTGAGGATGAGCTGACAGCTCAGGACATCACTGAATGTAATAGCAACAAAGAAAACAGTGAGCAGCCTCTATTTCCTGGCAAGTCCAAGAAACCTTCttcaaaaggcaagaaaaaggagTCCTGTTCCAAGCATGCCCCAGGTACTTCCTTCCATTTGCCTCAGCCTAGCTTCCGAGTGGTTGAGTCCTGCAGCCAGCCGGATGCACCACCCCTCCCTGCTGCTTATTACAGGTACATTGAGAAGCCACCAGAGGACTTGGATGCAGATGTTGAATATGACATGGATGAGGAAGATCTGGCCTGGTTAGACATGGTAAATGAAAAGAGACTAGTGGATGGCCATGGGACCATCTCCGCTGACACATTTGAATTGTTAGTGGATAGACTGGAGAAGGAATCCTATTTAGAGAGCCGAAGTAGTGGAGCTCAGCAGACACTTATCGATGAAGATGCTTTCTGCTGTGTCTGCATGGATGATGAGTGTCACAATAGCAATGTCATCCTCTTCTGTGATATTTGCAACCTGGCTGTACACCAGGAGTGCTATGGGGTCCCCTATATTCCAGAGGGACAGTGGCTTTGCCGATGCTGCTTACAGTCCCCTTCCCGTCCTGTGGACTGTGTTCTTTGCCCCAACAAGGGTGGGGCCTTCAAGCAGACCAGTGATGGGCACTGGGCTCATGTGGTGTGTGCCATCTGGATCCCTGAGGTCTGTTTTGCTAATACTGTGTTTCTGGAGCCTATTGAGGGTATTGACAATATCCCACCAGCTAGATGGAAACTGACCTGCTATATTTGTAAGCAGAAGGGTCTAGGTGCTGCTATTCAATGCCATAAGGTGAATTGCTACACAGCCTTTCATGTGACATGTGCCCAGCGGGCTGGGTTGTTTATGAAGATAGAGCCCATGAGAGAAACCAGCCTAAATGGTACCACTTTCACAGTGCGCAAAACAGCCTATTGTGAAGCCCACTCTCCCCCAGGCACTGTGAAGAAGGATGTCCTCCCTGTGATCTCCATTGAAGGTGAGGAAGAAGATGAGGTAAAggatggaggaggagaagaagaaagcaaGGTTCTAGTAAGTAGTGCCCTGAAGACTACTgtaaagaagaacaaaatgaaagtaAAGCAGAAGATCAAGAAGGAATCAGAGGATTCATCAAAGGATTCACCTGCAACAGCACCCCTTGTGACTATAACACAGATCCCATCCTGCAG GTTGAACAAGATCTGTAGTGGCCTCTCTCTGCAGAGGAAGAACCAATTCATGCAGCGGCTTCATAACTACTGGCTGCTGAAACGACAAGCGAGGAATGGTGTTCCACTCATCCGGCGCCTACACTCACACCTTCAGTCCCAAAGAAATGCTGAGCAG AAGGAACAGGACGAGAAAACCAGTGCTGTAAAGGAAGAGCTTAAATACTGGCAGAAACTGCGCCATGACCTGGAAAGGGCACGACTGCTGATTGAGCTGATCCGAAAGAGAGAGAAGCTCAAGAGGGAACAG GTCAAAGTGCAGCAGGCTGCAATGGAATTGAAGCTGACTCCTTTTAATGTCTTGTTGCGTACTACTCTGAATCTTCTACAGGAGAAAGATTCTGCCCAAATCTTTGCTGAACCTGTCAACCTGAGTGAG GTTCCAGATTACCTGGAATTCATATCCGAGCCAATGGATTTTTCCACCATGAGGCTGAAGTTGGAGTCCCATCTATACCGCACCCTGGAGGAATTTGAGGAGGACTTTAACCTTATGGTTACCAACTGTATGAAGTACAATGCTAAAGATACAATTTTCCACCGAGCAGCTGTCCGCTTGAGGGACCTGGGAGGGGCTGTCCTGCGGCATGCCCGGCGACAAGCAGAGAACATCGGCTATGACCATGAGGTGGGAACCCACCTACCTGAGTCACCCAAAATGGAGGACTTTTATCGCTTCTCCTGGGAGGACG TGGACAACATCCTCCTCCCAGAGAACCGGGCTCACCTATCCCTGGAGGTGCAGCTGAAGGAGCTTCTGGAGAAGCTGGACCTGGTGAGCACGATGCGATCCAGTGGGGCTCGGACCCGCCGTGTTCGCCTGCTGCGGCGGGAGATCAACACCCTCCGGCAAAAGCTGGCACAGCAACAGCCAAACAAGATGGTGCCCAATGGGGAGTTGCCACCAGGGCCCCGGGAGGAGGTGGACGTGGTGGAAAAGGCCCTGcatggagaggaagaggaggatggggAGAAAG ATGATACCAAGCCTCCTCATCCCCCAACTCTGGAACCCACGGGGCCAGCACCTTCTCTGTCTGATCTGGATTCCCTCCAGGACCCTCCAACCTTGAAACCAATTAGTGAGAGCAAAATCCCAATTCGGCTTTCAAAATATGGGAAGATGGAGGATGAATTTTTGGACATGGTGCCATTACAGCGAGGGAGCCAGCCCTTCCAACACCTACTGAGTGACAATGGCTTTAACAGACTCTCCCTTCCAGTCCTTGAGATGTCCACTATGTCCTCCCTTAATGGTGTGGGCCGGCGTACCTCTGTCCTCTTCAAAAAGGCCAAGAATGGGGTCACATTTCAAAGAAGCCCTGATGGGGCCCTTGAAAATGGAGAGGACCACAGTCTGATGGACCTGCCCGCCTCCCCGGCCAGTACCGAAGATGAGAGGCAAGCTCGGAAACGACCACAAAGCAGGAGTTGCAGCGAGAGTGATGGGGAGAAGTCTCCTCAGCAGGTGGAAGAGACAG GAGTCACCAACGGCTTTGGGAAGCACACAGAAAGTGGGTCTGATTCAGAATGTAGTTCTGGTCTTGGTGGTGGCCTGGCATTTGAAACTTGCAG TGGTCTGACTCCTCCAAAAAGAAGCCGTGGGAAACCAGCTCTTTCTCGAGTCCCTTTTCTGGAAGGTGTGAATGGAGATTCAGACTACAGCAGCTCAG GTAGAAGCCTTCTGTTGCCCTTGGAAGATAACACAGACCTGGAGCCCCTGGAGCTGGTGTGGGCTAAGTGTCGAGGCTATCCTTCCTACCCTGCCTTG aTTATTGATCCCAAGATGCCCCGTGAGGGCCTCCTGCACAATGGTGTACCTATTCCTGTCCCGCCCCTAGATGTGCTAAAGCTGGGGGAGCAGAAACAAGTGGAGGCTGGAGAGAAACTCTTCCTTGTTCTCTTCTTTGACAACAAACGTACCTG GCAGTGGCTTCCTCGGGACAAAGTCCTCCCCCTCGGAGTAGAAGATACCGTGGACAAATTGAAGATGCTGGAGGGCCGCAAGACAAGTATTCGCAAGTCTGTGCAAGTGGCCTATGACCGTGCCATGATCCACTTAAGCCGGGTTCGGGGCCACCATCCTTTTGTCACTTCTGGCTACTTGTAA